From Onychostoma macrolepis isolate SWU-2019 chromosome 05, ASM1243209v1, whole genome shotgun sequence:
cattaccatgtctgcatttgtataataacaagcactactctacacagctcaaaacttgCGTTTCAATAGTCAGTGGCacattctttaaatatgaaaacatacttgcaggctgtgagtcagaagcgccagactgtccttgcaaaattggaattgccccactttatagaaacagcctttgagcacagctggcaggctactcccagcttcaggaaatagtcctctgttaaaatgtgctgcacacactctaatatttgcgttgcactgttccagaacagtgttgtaaatacaacttaaccaccgatttctagttgtgtcctcttttggaagcccaaacaaagtagtttcgctttcacaacgaaacacagcgtctccaggacatggtgccggcggcagcaacaatgctacagcgagaataaaaatctCGCCccctttctttgcgtatacatttgggcggtgttttgcaaatctccccacaccgtgacgtagacctGTGGAGGCGCgtttgaatgagccattttaggtGGGTATGGTCGAGTCTTaaattttataaagaatatctctttggttttgagactttagtctttgcaacttcagggatcttatctatgcatgaacagcttgtaacaccaaagagaaaggaaaacttgaaatcgcattgtatgacccctttaaaacaagTTGAAATTATGTGAATGGATggcttcagaaaaaaaaaaaaaaaagcataaaccAATTAAAAACCTCTAAACTAACAGTAGgttaagttatttttaaaagtcaatttccttttgggaaaaaaatggaGATTTTACTTCTGGAACCTGACTGTTGCATTCTGTAAGATTGAAGTGTTTGTTGGAAAGCATTTTGGGATTTCACTTTGCAAGTCTTTTGCAGCCACCTTCACATAAGGAGAGCGTGTGAGCAACCTCTGTGTTGCGTAGGTTGGCAGTTCACTGGGTTTTGGAGCAGACCTGCAGATTaaagaacataattttttttattgcattttcataAGAACTATGCAACTTGCCTTACCACTGTATTCTTACCTGTGACTAGTTGATCTCATGTTGTTAGAAGTTTTCACTACGGGTCGCTGCCTGGCTGTGTTCATCAAAGGACAGAAAAACAATTTGGCTAGAAATTGGAGCCCAAGAGATCTCAAATAATCCTTGATATTCTAACATAAGGGACATGTTCTCCCATTTACTGTTCAGATGAGGAAAGCAAAGCCAAGAAGCACGCTAGAGGGATATCACCAATCGTTTTTGATAGAAGTGGAAGTTCAGCTTCAGAATCCTATACAGGTATTAAATAATCCCTTAACAATACTAATAAAACTTTGAAATAAGTCACAGTAACAATTTTAAATTaggttttagtcatttgagttcATTCAGCAGTGTAAGCTGACTTGCCTCCGCCCTGGTGGCTTTCAAAGAAAAAGCTTAATTGTAAAATGAAATATCTGGAAGGGCTAATGTATAGtcagtagggctgggcgatatgacctAAAATCAAAACCTCGATTAACTGAACACTTTACATCGATTACAATTGagcgattatttatttttatttttttgccctCATAGTTCAATGAAGGTTTGTACTCTAAATATACTCAACAGTTAAAGGTGGGATATTTTTTCTAACGAAAGAGTGCATTTATCTTtcattttttgcaaacaaaacaaatgaatattGCCATGTCAAAATTAGAAAATAACCAGAATCTAttgcaaataaaatacattttaaatagtcaTGTGAAAAGTCGAAAATAACTTATAAGTATCTCctgtaaacaaatgttttaaataatgaatgtaAATAGAACACTGCTGATTAAGAGAAAGAGCAGGGCACTATCTCAGTGATTTTGTCCTGTcactttgtttaaatatttactctagGTTCTTActggccattcacacagaacggATGTCTTTGTGTCTAAAACCGTGAGACTCAGCGCTCAGgaatgttgtttgttgttttttttttttttaaagcacagcaCAGAATGCCATGTTGCCGTCAAATACAAAAGTTGCCATGCCAACTTGCTTCTGTAAACAAAAGCTTGCAATGCTTTCCCCGCCTCCGAGgtcttctgattggtccactgTTTTGGAATTGACATTGATGAGCAGCGCTATGTGTAGaagtttaaattcttttaacaTGCTGCTCACGTGTGAGACGCTGCAAAAGATGCGAGCGCAGCGGTCACGTCCGTACTACggtttttttaatgacaaattattaataggattaaaaaaactaaataaccGACATGGGAAACCTAGGTCGGTTAGAGGTTCTGAATTTTGGTTTCGATTCCTTTTCGATTAATTGTCCAGCCCTAAAGACGGTCACACGCCGTACTAGAAGCGCCGCATCGTGCCACGTCTTTAAAATTCTAACACCTTATTGTTTTCTATGAGCGTATGCACACCGCCGGTGCCATTCGACATCTGTTAAAGGTGCCTAGCAACGAATCAAAACAATGTAAATGCGTGGCGTGGCACTTCTCGTCTAGTGTGCGACCAGCTTTAATAGTCAGCTGGTCAAAATAATCCACAATGTGggtttattttatgaaaatgacCAACTTGACTTTGTTGAGTTGAAGTCACGCAAGAGGAGAATGAAAGTTGCTCAGCTGAGACAGCTTTCTGTTCTgcagtttaaatgtttgagaTTTGCAAAGAGCCGTGTGATAGTTTGATCAAAGATCTGTTTCTTAGAGCAGTAAAAATACTTAATTGTTGTAATGGTATTACAAAGGTAAGATAAAATTGATCGTAAGTGTCAATTGGCTGAAGTGTAGATTGACTGACTGATTCTTGGTGGAGCAGGTCAGATTACAAATAGCTGAGTCATAATTGTATTTATACACACCTGATGGCAACCTGAAATAGTGTAAATTTCCAACAACTACATTTTGTCTCTCTAATCTTATATCATTATCTTAAGCTTGTGGGAGTGATCTTTGCTAAAACCATTTGTACAGTGTTGGGCTCTTTCATGTTAGGACCAGTCGAAATCATGGCTCACCAGCAGCAACACGTTTTTATCTGTATTTTGAATGTTAAAACACAGTGTGTCTCTGACTTTTAGGGTCTGAAAAGAAACATGAAAAACTGTCCTCTTCTGTCAGAGCTGTGAGGAAGGGTAAGAAAATCACACTCGCGTTCAGATAATGTTTGCACATTTAATTGCGTTGTCATGTCAGTAACtatttaaatttgtgtttttttatttattttttttaattaaaaaaaaaaattatcaattCAGCCATTGCAGCCTTGTACTGACTACTGTTAACTGCTTTTGTGACACGTTTCCCTTTTGTCTTTTGAAGATCAAACCAGCAAGCTGAAGTATATCCTGAGAGAGGCCAGGTTTTTTCTAATTAAGAGCAACAATCATGAGAATGTTTCCCTCGCTAAAGCAAAGGTTTGCCATTTACAGCGCTGTTTACTGTTTGAAGAGACTTTTTTGAGTTTGGTGGAAGCTTTACTCTGTTAACATGGTGTGCATGATCTGTCCGCAGGGTGTTTGGTCCACTTTGCCCGTCAACGAGAAAAAACTCAATGCAGCTTTTCGCTCTGCTCGAAGTGTTGTGCTAATCTTTTCAGTTAGGGAGAGTGGAAAGTTTCAAGGTATgtcttaaaaatattgtttattgcaAACTTATTTTGTGGCTTTATGTTGGTGCACATAaggatgtgtgtttgtgttttaggtTTTGCTCGGCTCTCGTCTGAATCTCATCATGGAGGTTCTCCCATACACTGGGTTCTACCCGCAGGCATGAATGCCAAGATGCTTGGAGGAGTCTTCAAGATTGACTGGATTTGCAGGTGAAAACCATGAAAAAGcaatttcaggattttttttttttttaatgtagttgTTTGCAATTATGAGCTATTGAGGTTTTTCTTTCTACTTGAAGGCGGGAATTACCTTTCACAAAAACGGCTCACCTCTCCAACCCATGGAATGAGCACAAGCCTGTGAAGATTGGACGTGATGGACAGGTTAGTCAATTTAACATGAAACTCCTTCCATAAACCATTTTACTTTTAACCAATTTTTCATCTGGGATTAGAATGTAACAAGTGGATGTTACATACAATGAATCCAGGTTGTTCAGGGTtcaacaataaatatatattaataaaaaattgttgtttttttgcaaacattatttatccaaataaaaatccattttaaatttgttgTCAACAAATTCAACACGGTTATCAGACAAATATATGAGATTtctaatacatacatatattttggaATAATGGCTAGAAATTTCACAGCTATAACTCTTGACAGCTATACATTCATGTACGGTTTTGCTGGAAAACTTTACTACAGTGGATGGGTCAGTCTAGTAAAAGTGGGGCAAAGtcatctttcaaaataaatgttggtcATTGAATCATTACTAGCCAATAACTGTGTTAGAATTATTGGCATCGAATTTCCTGCTGTTGCACCACAACAACAAGGCAAGTGACAGATCTATTACATTCTctatatactctatatacattAGTCCTGTGGTTGGAGGGGTGGAATTGTAAAAGTAGGATGGATTTTTAATGTCAGTCTAAAGCATAATTGGTTTCAAAGGCAAAGCAAGTTATAAtggggtttttgtttttttgatgaaaaatgacaTGTTTGTTTGAAATACACCAATGAATTGTGGACAATAAGACCAGGAACATACACTAAAAACACAAATAGTCCATTTTGGTTTTCTGTTGAATTCTAGCCTCTCATCCCATGCCTTTTTAGCCTCACAGACAATgtcaaatattgtttaattaattttctttcttttcattgtCTCGCATGATCTCCTGGACCTCTCTAAACGGCTGCCTGCAGGAGATCGAACTAGACTGCGGGACACAGCTGTGCATGCTCTTCCCACCTGATGAGAGCATTGACTTGTATCAAGTCATTCACAAAATGCGCCACAAGAGGAGGATGCACTCAGAGCCTCGATCTCGGGGCCGACTACCCCACAGAGAGCCCGTCCCTCGGGACATGGGAAGGTTAGAAATGTTCTTTGGACTGATAGTGCGCACTTGTGTCCCTGTCACCTGATGCGAAGGGAGcaagtgtgtttttgttatttttccaCCTTCGTCTTCATCGTCACTTGAGCGAGGGTCAGAGAAGAGCCACGAACCAAGCCAACCAGAGCAGAGCGGACCAGCTGCGGCTTTGTGGGAAAGTCCCAGCATAAATCATCCGTGCTGTTGTTAATTTTGATGGTTAATGGGAGTTAAAATGGTGTAACAATTGACCTGATATGCCTCTGTTAATTGTTAACAACTTAAGCCTCAGAATGGTGTAGTTAACTTTGTAGTTGTAGCACTGAGGTTTGTTTCTTTATGTAGATGAGACTGTGTTTAAATTTGTTCCCAAAGCCTTTTTTTGCAGGAGTGTCCATGGGGGATAGAGCCAGTCAAATTTGGGACTCTTTTAAAAGGAGCCTTAATAATTAAACAGAAGATGGCACATCGATTTGAGGGGCAGAAAGCAGtcgttgtttttaaaaaaaaaaagaaagcgtTCAAGAGGAGCGTATTTTGGGACTTCTTTGCTGGTTTTCCTTTCCAGAAAAAGCTCCAGAGTGTGCTTATGAATATAGATAGTTGAAGTGTGCGGGGTGTAGCGTCAAACGGTGAAGGAAAGAATGAAaacagagagggagagacagggaggaagggaaaaaaaaagagcatgtTCTTCTGCAAAGCTGCCGGAGTGGGTAGTCGTCCCGTTTGCAGTGCTTATGGACTCAAATCACACCAGGGACTGTCCCTATAGAGCACTGCTTTACATGAACTCTGTTCCATACCACAGTGCTCAAAAAAGGCCCCAAAAAAGGACTTAAACGCATCCTTACTTTCTCCAGACAAACATTGAGGAAGTTTGTTGGTTTGCATTGTCTGGCCCCCAGCCCCAACTGATGGACTCCAGTTTGGATGCGTTACATGTGTACACGTCCCTCCCCTTTCCCCACCCTCTTTGTTACCAAAAGCCCCTTCCTCAAAATCAATGGGATGTTCCAGCTGGTGGTAGGTAGGCGGTTTGGTTTCCCTCCTCTGGACTAAAGATGGTGTAAAATGATGCCTCCACCCTTCCCTTCTTCTGTGTTTCTCTGAGCCCTCCATGGACTGAGTACCCCAAGAGAAGGGTTATTTCCAGATGTCTGGATCTTCTCTTGGTCTTTTTTTGGTTTGCTTTGCAATGGACTGCACCACTCCTTATCACTCCCCCTTCTTCTGCTTTACCGAGCCCTcccatttaaaatgtgttaaagcATAAGATGgacttttaaatgaacttttaCTCTTTAAAGTATTTGCCAACGTTAACAGTCACAAAACTACAAGAATGCGGTATGTCACACTCTCAACCAGATTTTATTGTTCTCCAATGTAGATACTGTTTTTTGACATATTGGGTTTCTTACCATATGTTAGAATAACATTTTCACTAAGGGCACCCATTTGAGTATGTGTTCAAGTAGTTGAGTTTAGAAATAATCTTTCTAGAAAAAGACTCATGGCACAGTTGAAGGCATGTGGGTTTTTTGGCTTTAGGACACACAGCAAAAGCTACTCAAACTATGCAATTCTGAGCAGGGCTCTACGGTAACATTTGGGTAAAgctcagggttttttttttttttaaagactaacATTCTAATATACTTTGTACTTGGAAAAAGATATTATCAGCAAACTTGCCTGGTGTCTTTGTCAAGACATCTTTATCCAAAACAGAAATATCTTTTACTGCCCAAGAACGTAATTATAACTTCAGTCATAAACACAATAATGAAactttcaaatatattaatcaCGCTTTCTTGAAATTCTCAAATCCTTTTCCAATTTTTAGTGTTTGAATGGCTAGGGAAGTGAAGTCAACAGAGAAATGCATTCACAAATAATGTGTTCTTGCGTTAAAAAACAGCTAGACGAAGTCTAGAGCCTGGAAACACATTTTGGTGAATGACACGCCATTCATAAATATATGAAACTAGTATTACCAGACCCTCAAAAATAACAATACATCACGTACACCAGAATGCAAGAGCACATCCTCTTTGAatgtatattaaacattttcaaaaaaaatttttaatttctctGTTGACTTGAATGGAAGACAACAAAATTCAACCAAATACATTgtgaaacataattttttttaataagggTAAGTGGTATCATTTGAGTTTATGATTTGTGCTTTAGCTGTCAGATTTCACTTGCACTGGTGTCAAAACAAGTTTTCACATTTGAACACAGTGAAAAGCTCGCACTGTAGAGCTCTGCTGAGGATtgagcattaaaaaaagaacCACATCAATGTGGATTTAGTATTAAAGGAATGTTCTGGGTTCAGTACAAGTTTTTGATATCCTTGCATGTATAATACAAAAGTTACCTGCTTTACATGCTCATGACCTttgatatataaaaatgtatacaacaTGGACAAGTTTAGTTAGCCTTTCCATCAGTCTTGTGGCTTTACTGTCAAAAAATTGTGCACTTTAATGACAGTTGATTAACTAAGTGCCTTTCTGAAAGTGAAAAGTGACAGTGGaagtgacccatactcggaatttgtgctctgcatttaacccatccaaagtgcacacagaCACCCGGAGCAGTTGGCAGCCATTTATTTTGCGGTGCCTTGGGAGctgttgggggttcggtgccttgctcaagggcacctcagtcgtggtattgagggtggagagagcactgtacattcactcccccacctacaatttctgccggacctgagactcgaacttgAAACCTTTaggttacgagtccgactctctaaccattaggccacgacttctgTAAccatgatttaaaaacaaaaaaacattcaccTGACCCCAattacacaatatttttttgatgCATAAGATGTGTTTTGGTTTTTAAAAGCAGTCAGAGTGCAGTTAAATGTAACAATGCAGTGGTCttgatatgcattttttttaacttcctcCTAAACATCCTTTAAAAACGCATCATGGCATGACATGTTTTTCTGAATCTGCATGGCTGTGGTGACAACTGTAAAGATGAAGTGAAAAACTTTTCAGAAGGGATTTTGCCAGCAAAAGCACTACCGCTGCTACAATTACCAAAAATGAAACGAACTAAAAAAATGTGATGAACTGGCCATCTTCACCAACTAGTCAGTTGTTGGATGACTATTTGATAATCTATTTTGACTCAGCTCAAATCAgcattatgccacaaatgctgtcaGTGGATTACTTATTACTTGTATTGAACCCTGAATATTTTATGCAGGACATTGAAATCTTATTACGCAAAGATAGTTTGTACTTTAGGTTTGTGTTTACAGCCGTGCTTTACTTGGTGTCATGCAGGTTAAGTATTCATTTAGTTGCTCACCAATGTATGTTATACGattcactaaaatattttactattaacaaaaataagaagaaagAAATCTGATAATATATGTAATCCTGTACCCACACACTGATAACTGAAGGTTATTTTGTTTGTATGCTTCAtgtctgtctgttgttgtttttttgtttttttttgttgtgttgttttttttcaaatcagtgCCATCTTTCACATTAATGTACCTGGTTTACGTAGGCGTCGTCCAGAGGAATATGACATGCACAACCGGAAGCGGCCCAGGATTGATTACACGCCAGAATTCCCCCAGAGACCAGGTTAATATCTGCGACATGTAGATCTCTCTCTTCTGTCTCACTGTTCAGTGGTCTGCTTTCTGAAAGAGCACCACGGTAATATGCCACAAAAAGGTTTTCTTCTCCCCTTGTTATGGATGGCTCTTTATTAAGGATGGTACCTTAGGTGAGAATTGTATTTCGGCGTAGTATGAAAGCTGAGTTTCTAAGTTTGCTTTTGGTCAAGATGATTGTAGCGTTTGTTTGggtttttaacataacttttggTTGTATTATTTACTGCGCCTTTCTGTAATTTGTGAAATTCGTCTCGTTTTTGCTGTCTGTTTAGGTTTCATGCAAGACCCTCGCAATCCACCTGTGGACAGGTTGGTATTGTTGTCTTTCCCTCATTAGCTTCCAGTTGTAAATGGGAGATGTattataactttatttattacttgactttatttattataaccTCTTATACTTATTATTGTCTCTTCACAGGCGCTTCTCTGGTGTTAGGAGAGATGTGTTTCTCAACGGAGTAagttttaaatctttaaatcaGCATGAAATAACATTCATAACCCAAGTATGTCTTaaacagaaaaatgtatttgttttattatttgggTGGAAGAGTTATTCACCATCAGTATTGCCAACTTAACAACTTTGATGCTAGATGTAGCAATATTTCAGACCCCATTAgtgacaacatttttttttttttttttaattaattgggTGCAGTCATAAGGTTATactttatatacaatattaacaCTCATTTTCTTATGTCTAGTCCTACAATGACTATATGAGAGAATTCCACCACAACATTGGGCCTCCACCACCATGGCAAGGAATGGTAAGTCTGACCATATTCACTGGGTTTTTCTGTATCCGTTGTTCTGGTTATCCATGTGTTTCAATCCTGAAACTTTGTTTTATCTGAAGGCCCCATACCCTGGAATGGAACATCCTCCCCAGCACCCGTACTACCAGCATCATCATCCTCCTCCACCCCAGGCCCACCCTCCTTACTCCGGACACCATCCCATGCCCCACGATGCCCGCTTCAGGGAAAAGAGGGTCGTTCGCTCTTTCGCCTCCAGTTTGGTAATGTTTAGCCATTAAAACAGCTCAAATACTACCATAGCATAGAGCTggttgacatgtagttgtaGAGTTATTTATCAACAGCTGTCTAAAGGGtgccatcaaaataatcaaactgatattatatatatattaaaaaaaaaatgttcaaagcaaatgtgtcatattacacattcatctgatcttatggctgtttggaaaaaaataaaataagtaataataataactatatatatatatatatatatataagtattctttgtctgctttaagtaaagtaacaTAAGTAACTTGGCAAGATATGAgacttattatacattatatatatttatgccatggtctgtctgaatactcgattctgattggctggcaggtgttgattaaattcctttaactgcacaggtagttccaggtcagtttaatcacgttctatattaatgcgcttcctataaacattggtaaccatagtaacatacagttacagttgaatagtaatacagacgaaaataaccgtcatttttatcgttccggtcaaatattgcagcgcaaatattattaacatctttaatatgtgaatgctggcaaatgaccatggcataaacgggataatcaacggctagctgtgcattaaacgatttgaatgcacttcgcggagggtggttcttcgcctccacgtcgtgcattcaaatcgtttaatgcacagctagccgttgattatcccttacataatcCACATATATATGGATATTATCCATTAGGGATGTGCGCTACGACTAATTTGACAGTCGTTTAAACGGAAGTTTTGTATCcgactagtctaaaagctagaaacccccaaaaaatgtcaaaaggaagaaaaaaaaaaaactgtgcgtgtataacagcctacacttgaaatacttaatctttgaatcacactgtcaaatccctgaatgaaatctgctaaaaataggtcacgattatgccgtatgcttgcctcacgttatcatcatttaattttaggcggtcgttaaatagaaaaaaaggaagagcatacactcaacataaaccagtgcatagcttatttattcagatcagctgcagcaatgcagaaatggaaaatagactgacagaattattcattttcatataacgttagccaacatattaaaacacaagtcaaaaacaatagaaaagtttatcaaggaatagcattaaaactgcttttaaaaatgtacttcatgttggctatattgtttaaaaacaaaacaatgctcgttttacttactcagaccatgcgcatttgttcagtgaatttaacattaactTGGTCTGGCGAAAGACGGGACTAGTGGTGATTCTGCACTTGAAAAAACTGCGCTCGGCAGGAACTGAAGTCACAGGCACGCAGAGAGATAACTACAAGCAAGCAGACAGTTTTGAAAAGAGCCTGGAAATCCCGCTCCACCACTGAAGTGGGTCTTAGAGGAATAGACGGCGCGGATGGGATCGCGGACCGCAGCGACGGGTTGTAGTGTATGACATGATTGACATTTGTTGGCTTTGGCTAGTCTTCAAGCTAACGCATACGTGCCTGTGTTGAATATGATTACACATCGctccagtagagttattgtaagccaatttgacgttacacagtttacacacaacttttccgtttccttctaattcgaaataatcccacaccttgctgGTTCTTCACTGGTCATTTCGAGCTCGCCGCAATTGACATAAAGAAAAGGCATGCGAGGTCTGAGGTCTTGAGGTAAAAATTTAGTTTCCGCCCAGATAcgcttttaaaaaatgtatatatttaaatattttgatatttattatttttcaaaagttttattctagcttgttgttaaaatgttttaaatgtaacgttaaaattatggtaattttctctctctcgtGTAATCGACTATTGATTCCAGTGTCGACTAGCGGGAGCTGTACCGTTTGGTCGACTAGACTCACACATCCCTATtatccattgtaacttaagcGGATGGACCGTGTtcattgtgtgttataaatcatcatgttcttaaaagctataaccacaaataagtaactattataatacattaaaactgttcttatgaatattcatgagatgatacaacatattataaagttatttataaagcattatgcatgcattataatgccttaag
This genomic window contains:
- the ythdc1 gene encoding YTH domain-containing protein 1 isoform X1, which codes for MSADRRDEKDGELNVLEDILTDAPDQDDELYNPESEHDINEKKGSKRKHERGDGQDSKRLRASGHTTRQPLKRAAPSSGSKKTSNLRGRHAPEDLYEDRKNHAGRSGASRADLPKGYGEKGLSRSRDSQRRIKPLLPELTEKMRRTSEDSTGRASHSSREEEAHSEEYATGSSVASSEGNCSDVEEEGAMQEEGEEKEEEEEEEEEEEEEGDDEEEEYELEEEDPREGNEQNDYDTRSEASDSQSESVTFSEGESVHSASGSEASDEESKAKKHARGISPIVFDRSGSSASESYTGSEKKHEKLSSSVRAVRKDQTSKLKYILREARFFLIKSNNHENVSLAKAKGVWSTLPVNEKKLNAAFRSARSVVLIFSVRESGKFQGFARLSSESHHGGSPIHWVLPAGMNAKMLGGVFKIDWICRRELPFTKTAHLSNPWNEHKPVKIGRDGQEIELDCGTQLCMLFPPDESIDLYQVIHKMRHKRRMHSEPRSRGRLPHREPVPRDMGRRRPEEYDMHNRKRPRIDYTPEFPQRPGFMQDPRNPPVDRRFSGVRRDVFLNGSYNDYMREFHHNIGPPPPWQGMAPYPGMEHPPQHPYYQHHHPPPPQAHPPYSGHHPMPHDARFREKRVVRSFASSLHDYDMRVDDFLRRTQAVVSGRRSRPRERDRQRERDRPRDGRRDRERERGRERDRERERIRDREREKERGRYRR
- the ythdc1 gene encoding YTH domain-containing protein 1 isoform X2, producing the protein MSADRRDEKDGELNVLEDILTDAPDQDDELYNPESEHDINEKKGSKRKHERGDGQDSKRLRASGHTTRQPLKRAAPSSGSKKTSNLRGRHAPEDLYEDRKNHAGRSGASRADLPKGYGEKGLSRSRDSQRRIKPLLPELTEMRRTSEDSTGRASHSSREEEAHSEEYATGSSVASSEGNCSDVEEEGAMQEEGEEKEEEEEEEEEEEEEGDDEEEEYELEEEDPREGNEQNDYDTRSEASDSQSESVTFSEGESVHSASGSEASDEESKAKKHARGISPIVFDRSGSSASESYTGSEKKHEKLSSSVRAVRKDQTSKLKYILREARFFLIKSNNHENVSLAKAKGVWSTLPVNEKKLNAAFRSARSVVLIFSVRESGKFQGFARLSSESHHGGSPIHWVLPAGMNAKMLGGVFKIDWICRRELPFTKTAHLSNPWNEHKPVKIGRDGQEIELDCGTQLCMLFPPDESIDLYQVIHKMRHKRRMHSEPRSRGRLPHREPVPRDMGRRRPEEYDMHNRKRPRIDYTPEFPQRPGFMQDPRNPPVDRRFSGVRRDVFLNGSYNDYMREFHHNIGPPPPWQGMAPYPGMEHPPQHPYYQHHHPPPPQAHPPYSGHHPMPHDARFREKRVVRSFASSLHDYDMRVDDFLRRTQAVVSGRRSRPRERDRQRERDRPRDGRRDRERERGRERDRERERIRDREREKERGRYRR
- the ythdc1 gene encoding YTH domain-containing protein 1 isoform X3, encoding MSADRRDEKDGELNVLEDILTDAPDQDDELYNPESEHDINEKKGSKRKHERGDGQDSKRLRASGHTTRQPLKRAAPSSGSKKTSNLRGRHAPEDLYEDRKNHAGRSGASRADLPKGYGEKGLSRSRDSQRRIKPLLPELTEKMRRTSEDSTGRASHSSREEEAHSEEYATGSSVASSEGNCSDVEEEGAMQEEGEEKEEEEEEEEEEEEEGDDEEEEYELEEEDPREGNEQNDYDTRSEASDSQSESVTFSEGESVHSASGSEASGSEKKHEKLSSSVRAVRKDQTSKLKYILREARFFLIKSNNHENVSLAKAKGVWSTLPVNEKKLNAAFRSARSVVLIFSVRESGKFQGFARLSSESHHGGSPIHWVLPAGMNAKMLGGVFKIDWICRRELPFTKTAHLSNPWNEHKPVKIGRDGQEIELDCGTQLCMLFPPDESIDLYQVIHKMRHKRRMHSEPRSRGRLPHREPVPRDMGRRRPEEYDMHNRKRPRIDYTPEFPQRPGFMQDPRNPPVDRRFSGVRRDVFLNGSYNDYMREFHHNIGPPPPWQGMAPYPGMEHPPQHPYYQHHHPPPPQAHPPYSGHHPMPHDARFREKRVVRSFASSLHDYDMRVDDFLRRTQAVVSGRRSRPRERDRQRERDRPRDGRRDRERERGRERDRERERIRDREREKERGRYRR